In one Paraburkholderia azotifigens genomic region, the following are encoded:
- the folE gene encoding GTP cyclohydrolase I FolE, producing the protein MTTKKTTPTDTPGRPSREEAEEAVRTLLRWAGDNPQREGLLDTPARVVRAYEEFFAGYNVEPREILARTFSEVDGYDEMIVLKDIRFESYCEHHMVPIIGRAHVAYLPEHRVVGISKLARLVDAFAKRLQIQEKMTVQIADTLNEVLQPKGVGVILEASHQCMSTRGVHKAGVEMVTSRMLGTFRSDASTRREFLSIVNSPTSVSVANT; encoded by the coding sequence ATGACGACGAAGAAAACAACGCCCACCGACACCCCCGGCCGGCCGTCCCGGGAGGAGGCCGAAGAAGCCGTGCGCACGCTGCTGCGCTGGGCGGGCGACAATCCTCAGCGCGAGGGGCTGCTCGATACGCCTGCGCGCGTCGTGCGAGCGTATGAAGAATTTTTTGCGGGCTATAACGTCGAGCCGCGGGAGATTCTGGCCCGCACGTTTTCCGAGGTGGACGGCTACGACGAGATGATCGTGCTGAAGGACATTCGCTTCGAGAGTTACTGCGAGCATCACATGGTGCCCATCATTGGGCGGGCGCATGTTGCTTATCTGCCTGAACATCGCGTGGTGGGGATTTCCAAACTGGCGCGTCTGGTGGATGCGTTTGCCAAGCGGCTGCAGATTCAGGAAAAGATGACGGTGCAGATTGCCGATACGCTCAACGAAGTATTGCAGCCGAAGGGCGTCGGGGTGATTCTCGAAGCGTCGCATCAGTGTATGTCGACGCGCGGCGTGCATAAGGCCGGGGTCGAGATGGTGACGTCCCGGATGCTAGGGACTTTTCGCTCCGATGCTTCTACGCGGAGGGAGTTTTTGTCGATCGTTAATAGTCCTACTTCCGTTAGCGTTGCTAATACGTAG